In the genome of Phragmites australis chromosome 9, lpPhrAust1.1, whole genome shotgun sequence, the window ACTCTCCATCTTGCCAGCGAAAGAAAGCTTAACCCCAGGCAGCTATGAGGCGGCGGCCACCTTTCCATGCCcgtgtcgccgccgccgccgtgctcctgctcctgctgtcCCCCGCCCCGACCTCCCAGTTCGGCCTCGGCGCCGCCATTGGCGCTTGGATCAACGGTGCGCCGCCTCCGTCACCTAGTACTGTCTCGTCGTCGCCCTCCTCGGCCGCGCAGGGACAGAGACAGGAGTACACGGCGCTGCAGGCGCTGAAGGCGGCCATCACGGAGGACCCCCGCGGCGCGCTGTCGTCGTGGCAGGGCGCCAACGTCTGTACCTACAAGGGCGTCTACTGCTCCTCACCGCCCGACGGTGCCGCGGCCGAAGCGTCCACGGTGACGGTGGTCGCCGGCATTGACCTCAACCACGCCAACCTCCGGGGCACACTCCCCGACGCCGTCTCCCTCCTCGCGCACCTCACGTTCCTCCACCTCAACAGCAAccgcctcgccggcgccgtccCGGACGCGCTCCGGGACCTGCTGTACCTCACCGAGCTCGACCTCAGCAACAACCTCTTCTCGGGGCCCTTCCCCACGTCCACGCTGCTCATCCCCTCGCTGGTCTACCTTGACCTCCGCTTCAACGCCTTCTCAGGCGAGGTCCCGCCCGAGGTCTTCACCAAGAACCTTGACGCCGTGTTCCTCAACAACAACCAGTTCGAGGGCCAGATCCCGGAGACGCTGTGGTCGTCGGCGGCCACGGTCATCACGCTGGCGAACAACCGGTTAACCGGCCCCGTCCCGGCAGCGTACGGCTACGGCGCCGTCGGCGGCAGGGTCCGGGAGGTGCTGTTCCTCAACAACAACCTGACGGGCTGCGTCCCGGAGGCGCTCGGGATCCTGCCGAGCATCCAGGTGCTAGACCTGAGCTACAACGCGCTGTCGGGCCACCTGCCGAGCACGCTGTCATGCCTGTCCGGGATCGAGGTGCTCAACATCGCGCACAACCAGCTCACCGGCGAGCTCCCGGACCTGCTGTGCGACCTGCGTCGGATCACGAACCTGTCCGTGTCGTTCAACTTCTTCTCCGGGATTAGCCAGCGCTGCGACCAGCTGGCGGGGCGGAGCATGTTCGACTTCGTTGGCAACTGCGTCCCCGGGCGGGACATGCAGCGGCCGCAGCCCGAGTGCGATGGCTTCTCCGGCGACGGCGGGCTGAGCTGCCTTCGCATCCCGGGGGTACGGCCCGTCGGGTGCGCCGAGGCCGCTGTCTCTATCGGCGTCGGCATCAGCGTCGGGGGGCTGCCGTTCGGGCTGCCAGGCGCCACCGCGGGGGGCGTGGTCACCGTCACCGTGCCCTGATCTGCCCTGCCATTTGTTCTGctctgcttttctttttttcttttcttttttggaggCGATTAGCCTGTACCGTGTTGCCGGCGCATCGATCATTACATGATGGTGGTAATTGGTGAATATTGGTTGGTTCTTGGCTGGTTAATAGTGTAATCTTGCCATTTCGCACGATCCATTCTTCACAGTTTTTGCTTCCTGACTGGATGGTTTGGAGCAGTCACCAACGAACTTCAGTGCAATGCAAGGGAGTGCCGATACGCGTAGCATGTGATCGATTAGCTACGGTGGATCGTGGACGAACGCAGTGTTGAGTTGACGAGCTTATCTGCTTGGGAAGGGGAAGCAATCATGATTATGGCGTGAAGCTGTCATCTTTCTTACTGTGTCTGTGTGTCACTCGCGCGCTTTAGAGGCTAGAGCTGGATGAGAAGGAGAGGGGGTGAGATTGGCCggctgagagagaaagagagagagagagagacctggAAAATGGATCTCGGGAAACGAGTTAATGGCAGCATGAATGCGAGGCAGGGAGAGGTGGGTGGGTGGATGCGGCCTGCGGTTAGCTGCTGCCACAgtggggcgggggcgggggcggggcggggagggaggaggggaacCGCATGTCCGCATCCGCATGGGCCGTGCAGGGGGCTGCACGCCATGTGGTGTGTTGCTATCTCAGTCTCGTACAAGCAAAAACTGATGCTTTGCCGAGCGAGATTGAAGGCGCTGTGCCCGTTGGATCTGGCCTTCAACGATCAAGATTAACCATCAGACGACAGCACAAATTGAAGTTGTGCATGCATGTTTACAACGTACGATACACCTATCTTACTCAATGGAATAAAATTCCGGCCTCCGCGTGCGATGCACGAATCCTGAGTCATTATTACAGTGATACTGCGATACAAAGCGTGCTTAAGAAAGCATGATGAAGGTAACGGATTGCATAGTCCTGGAGCTTATAAGATCAGCCGACGTAGTACATGGGGTCGGGCACCTTGAAGGTGCGGTCGCCCTCCGGCGCGCCGACGAGGTCGCTCCACTGGTCGCCCATGTTGCCCACGATGCGGTACCCGCCGTCCACCAGCTTCTGCCGCTCGCCGGACTTGTACGGCACCACCGACGAACCCAGCGATGACGGCCTGCGAGCAGTTCCCATGCAAAACCATTCGTGAGAGGAGCTTTCTGCTTTTCTTGGACCTTTCGGCCTGCTTGTAACGAGGGCCGGGGATAAGGGCCCAAATTCCAGGTATACTGGACCCAAAGTTTAataaaactttttcatttatatatattctaatataaaaattacaaaattatgaTGCTATTTtggaaatttgcaaaaatagactCATCACGCCTGTTTAGTGGACGAGAAGAACCTCACGTCTACTTTGTGGAGTGCTAGATGACAGAGTCTTTTACaccacatattttttttagattttttaatgATTATATCGATTATGTTTCGATGGCTGAGTGCGTTGGAACatgacattttttttcatttttaaaacTCTCACCGTCCAATGGGTGGGAAGTTCTTCACGTCCACTCAACGAGTGGGAGGAGGCTATTTGTGcaaatttctaaaatggcacatagttttataattttttaattaaaaaatataaataaaaaatcagtttaATAATTCTGCATTAACGCTTTTAGCCCCCAAAAAATCCTCTAAGCACATGTTTAATTTGGCCCAAACACAAGTATTCCAATATTTTTTGTAAATATATTCAACCTGACAAAActgaaatgaaaaagaaaaaccgGGTTTGCAAACACAAAAGTACAAAAGTTTGCATCCTTCCAATCCAGATttgtttgaagtttgaacagtcttattttgttttgcaaataCTTGATCTTTTTATACTTTTCCTAGCCATCAAATGACTGAAAACAGTGAAGAATACAATCGATGCCGCCGCTTAACCCGCTGTCGCCAGAGCTTAGTGTTCAAGGAGGGGATTTCAGGGTTTGGAGGTGTTCGGCGGGTTTAGAGGGGTGCCGGTGTGGCAGATTGACCCAACGGTGGCATTGGTCGTGGTGACGGACGGTGGGTGGTGCAGACGGCGGGGGAGTCAAGGCGATGGCTTAACATTGCTGAGTGAGCCGCTCGCCGTGAGCGTGTAATGGGCGGCGGAAGGCAGATCCAGTGATGGGGAAGCCATTGGAGACaggaagaggaggacggagcGAGGCAAGCGTTGGCGCAGTTGGAAGGAAGAAGAGCATTGGACCACGGGAAGGAGGAGAAAGCATGACAGTTGAATGGGAATTGGAGGGCCTTGTATTGTCGATAAAAAAACTCCATTTTCAAGTGTATAGAATCTCCCTTATTTTTATTGTGCTGGAGGGAGATCTTTAATTTCCTTTTGATATTCCGTTGCTAGCGTTAGGTTGATGGATTTGTTCAGCATGTCAAGATCGgaaacacaagaaaaaaaaagagaacaatGCTATTTATCTGTCAAcagaaaaaggaagagaaataTGTCGAAATTCCTACTGTAGGATCTGCGCTAAGATTCGTACATCCATCTCCTCCAGTGAGCTCCTTCGGTGACGTCTTCTTCTCCAGCGACGGTGAGGTTAGGGATAGAGTTAGGGTTTCGGGTTGGAATTTTGGGGGCTGCCAGCTTAGAGGGAGGTCGGGGAGGCTACCGGCCCGGCAGTAGTGGCAGGCGGTAGGCGAGACGGCAAGGCGGTGGAGGCATCGCCCGTTGTTGTGGTAGGAGACGGTCGGTTGgcatgtggtggtggtgggggcaCTGTGATTGAAGTGGTTAGCGTCGGTGGTGGTCGTGGGTGGCGGCTCCAGTTGCGATGGCGCCGTCAGAACCGAGaggggtggtggtggcggcagaggagcttggagaagaagagcATGGCACGGGGCCCGTTGGGATGGAGGACGGCGTGAGGAGGGGAGAGGGGCAACgacagaggagggaggggcggtggaggtgggCGGGTCGTGCTGGCACCGGGGACAACGCCAGCGAGGCGGCAATGCGCGCGGCGGGGGTAGAGCAGCAGAAGTGGCGGCGGGGGCAGAGCAGCAGAAGTGGCGGCAGGGCGTAGTGGATAAGGTCGGGTGCTCGGGAGGAGTAGTTAAAGAGGTGAGAGGATCTGGATCGTTGGATGAGATGCAAAGATTGAAAATTAGACATATTTAACGCTCCAAAATTTATTGACAGATAACCAGAcactgccaaaaaaaaaaatagattgaaGCTTGCGAGTGGTGAATGCATTTATACGCACTTGAGAACGAGCTTCTCCCAGGTGTGGTACCCGGCGCTATGGAGGTTCTTGATGGTGGGCTCCCTCTGGTAGTCGTGTCTGCCGGTGATGAAGACGACCTTGATGCCCAGCGCCAGCAGCCTCTCGTACAGCTCCAGCACCTCCGgcagcgccggcgccgtcgcGTTCGCCACGTACTCGTCGAAGTACGTCGCGTTGTACGGCTCAACCCTGCACAGATGCACCAGTTAATTATGACGACGTGGCGTTCGTGGCGCTCGCGCCAGCACGCATGCAAGTACCTACCCGAATCCCGTGTCGGCGTAGTAGGGGAGGTTGGTGAGGCAGGTGTCGTCGATGTCGAACACCCACACCTCCTTCCCGTCACCGGCGAGCTCGAGCCCTTCGGCGTACGCGACGGCCTCGGCGGCCACCACCGCGCAGTCCTGCCGGAACAGGTCGCCGAACATGTAGTCGCGGACGTAGCCCCGGCACTCGGCGGGGATGCTGTACCAGTCCCGCACGTTGTTGGTTTCCACGGCAAGACGCCAGCTCGCGCACGACGGGACCGCGCGCGTCCTAGTGCCCACTCCGGCGGCAGATGGCGCCGAGGTCACCATCTCCAGGTGCATGTCGCGCTCGCGCGCTCGCACTGCGCCGGGcgcgcgcagcagcagcagcagcaacaggagCATGAACGCGAGTGCATGGCGGAGGGGCTGGAGTGCCATGGCGATTGTTGCTAGGAACTTAAAAGTTGGATGAACTGCTGATTGGTATAATTACATATCtctttcctccctctctctctatatataaaaGATCTAAGAGAGTCTTGAGTGCTGAGGCACATTCTAGCCATCTACACCACGTGAAAAAAAAGTACGTGGGATTCGTCATCTTGAATGTGTCATTGATtactagttataagtgacgagttagaatccgttactaatgatgTCATGTGCAGGGAAGAAAGATTATCTGTTATTTATATCAAGATATTAAATGACAGGTTAATaggttatccgtcacttatattaagtgaataagtaacgggtaacctcttcacccgtcacttaatGTTTTGATATAAGTAATAGGTAATGGGTAACCTTTTCACcagttatttatgttaaaaCATAAGTGATAGGGTAACCTCTTCACCAGTCATTTATGTTaaaacataagtgataggtaataataagtgatgggaTTATTCTGTTTTCTAGCTGTATCCTAGAGCATAGTCAAGATTTGGTAGCCATCTTCTCCTTGCAAACAACAGTAATGTATCGAAATCTATATCGACAAACatacttatataagaactcactttaCTACAAgatcacaaaggttacaaagttccaatcaatttatcacagaatcgcaaatgttacaaagttctaatcaGTTTATATTACATAAGATCTCACAAATTAGGATTTCTATAGTGCAACACGccgtgtgggttgatgactttaAACATCATGAACTCGGCGATCCGTCCCTAGGAGTGCTCCGTCGCTGAAAACATAAGTTGAGAAATCCTGCATAATTTGCCGAGTTACCAATGTTATGTTATcattgaattaaattaattactgaaattaattataaataatcTTATATTGAACTTATCCTTTTCTTGGATCATGAGAAGCATGTTTTACGCAACATCGAATTcgcaggtgttgcccggtggtcgttggtggcactgctgataaaaaaaattcatgttagatcaattgaaaaaaaaataacaaagagCATTTGGTAATATGTTTGGTAGTATTTACCACAAACCCAGTCTTGTGTATCAGTCTGTGGCTGTCTTTCGCTTTCTAGTTAGGatcagctcgaaggtacttgtcaataGCTTTgtataaagagggatcgattagagaacatttgaatgttagaaaagttaaatatgtaaactaagctaAATAGAACATACGCGTtgaggagtccttttacagcgttgtaatcacgctctccaggttttccttttgatcctactcgtcttgatgagtcgaggtaccaTATCAAGTTATACTTaaggcaaatgaccagtaagaccCAATAACCACTGGTGTTTGTGAGCGCCCAACAGGTAGTCCATTTTGGAATATTATTGCATTACACTGGCCACATAGTCCACTTCGTAGTCgctatgaagttggatgaccgagatTGTAATGgtctcagggtcaagaaatccgatgggctccttgttcttctttgtttctttcattaagtgtctacatataagagtatagttagattcaagacttagtggtattaattaatgaatgtccagTTTTAAGGGACTTataatgtgaagatccgtaataacgtAACATCCAAGGCATCAAGGTTGAATAagtcatataagtcattaaaACCACAAGGAAGTAGCCGCCTtcagttaagaagtgtcatcgtttgtactgtacgatTATGGATTGAGCCTTCATATCTCTAGAAGTCTGCatatagtaattatgcaggtcgatatATGCTTATTCTGCCCTTGTTAGATCATCTACCATCATTAAGAGCTTCCTATATTAGAATTTCATGTTGGCACTAGTTCACGTTGCTCCAATGTCTGTGAACTTCTTCGCTGGTATAATGGCATTCGACCTCTTCGGTAGGTGCTTGTTAGAGTCTTTGTTCCtagctcccttttccttcttctttaggCTCTATGGGGGAGATGGAATTAGAGCTGGAAGCGAGGCTgtcggatgcggaggagaagacAGAGAAGCTGCTTTCTTTGGAAGTGAGGGACGCAACGGTGGTGCACTTaaagctcgtccagactgggatgcactggagaccatgatgtcacccctcttccactggatcctttgacgaagagcttcacacagagttgtgacttcatcattggaggAGAGCTCCAATACATGAttggtggcattgctatgtagcatgtccaccgtaaccacATCATAGCCagcacgtatcgggaccgtatgtaagatatagATGTTTGGAAACACCTGGCCTCTTGCAACCTTGATGTAATACTCACTAGACCTGATTCCAAGGCTGCAGGGTGTgagcccttctagcaggtcaatcatATCTGGCTCAGTCACGGTGGCTACTATTTGATTGACCTCCTTGGAGGTACAGCTACTCTTCCATGTATTTCCGGGGCTAGCTTCCTCTAGAATGGAAATATCTATTCCTTGTGCTACAAGcgtttgcatgatgtttgcataaacGTTTTGGGTGATGTCCCGTGTTCATGCATCCATATCCACTGCActcaacctcttcctcttcttgtataTTCTGAGGTCTTTAGGGAAATCGTATTTCTAGCCCTGGGAACCGAATACACCTAGCACTTGACCTCGGTGCTCCGGGTTTCTCGATGCCGCTAAGAGAACATCCTGTTCCCAGTGCTGCTGAgagatacacctcgcactcaaCCTTGGCTAGGATTCTTGTggccttctttggctaacttttcatcctctgccagtcctgtggttgtgcttgttcctagcccgaagctgcttcttctcctcactctcttGAGCTCTTCATCTACACAAAAGCATCACAATCTTCCACTTTCAAGTGCTAGTAGCTAtcgaagggtgccacccctttagtCAAGTActgattaacaagcttgctcttaaagcttcagtGGAGTTTTGTGATCTCTATCATTGCTGCATTCAATGTGGTGAACATTTGACGCTCACTTATATTTCTAGGGTACTCTAGATACTCCTTGACGTCATTATCAAAAAAGTCCCTCTTTCCttcatcactgaggtcatcaAACTTAATCGTTAtaggcaccctctcccgagcaatgagccatgTGACCCTCCGATATCTATTCAATACCTTTTCATCTATAGGCAGCCCGTCAGTATCGATTCTtgtgatggtaaccttgtctgccgaccactgtgtttgtgaccttaGCTTTCGAGCTCATGCACCATTACCAACTATCTGACTTGGAGACTgcgcttcctccatctagagagaaaacaaggggggGTTGCcatgaacaaaaaatattcctccattcaagaagtatgaaatgcattgactcatctcaatacctcttcagCGGGATTGTAGTCGAAGCTACTTGCCCGACATCGGCTCAGAGGCTCGCATAGAACAGGGCTCTGGCTATGCCACGGGCTCTGACTTTCGCTGCTACCGGAGGAGGATGGTGGGTGCGGGTTTGGGCTCCTATCTACCCCATCTTGTGTCGGGGCGGCCTATAGTGTGAGCATCCTATATGCTTGTGGTTTCTTAGGAGTTGTTGTCCTCTTCTGTCCCATGGTATTTAATCGACTACTAAATTATTGTTTGCATAGAAAAAACTAAGAATTTATAAACAATCTAGACAACACACTAGATTATCATTTAAAATGAAAGAGGACAGAAGCTaagatcaagtgtagtatattatgttctcaatagaggaaagaaaaggaatcaaaagaattaaataTGAATTATATGTGCATGAACTCGTATAGTTCTTTTTTCTGCTTCCTGTaaagagtgatagctgctgggggtaggtgtttcCTTTAtctatatcatgtgcattgagctccggccttaagcccatttcttcaaggtcagctcatgtGTTctcattgtcctttccttttcccttcatttggagcaatgtaccgatcagactcttgcagatattcttcttcacatgcatgttgtcgatagagtggcgaaTATCTAATTTTTCCAAATATTTTAGTTCGAAtagtatttattttttgtttcacattcctttttgttcatcatccttggaggatcatttttgcttgccaagaacaatattgatattcttaacctgattatGGATATTTTCCCTATAGAAATACCATAGAGGtaatgctttctcccttgttcCATCAAACTGTTTATCCATGTTTCGGTATAGGTGCTTCCTAGGTAGGAAATTTCGATGCCGCAGgtatactattttctttgagttgttcaaccttaaactgcatgtgtcatctaagcaatgaggaagcttcaccttttcttttgctctgacatgataagttatgaagtgctggcagatcattgatggtgataaacaacatggcgtgcaaggtaaagtactcttgcttgtactgatcccaaacatTGACACCTTCcgactagagtttcttaagatcatcgactaaaggcttaaggtacacatcgatatcattacCAGGTTGTTTTGGTCTTGATATTAAGATCgacaatataatgtattttcgcttgttacaaactagggtggaaggttgtagatcgacaatacaaaaGACCTAATACTACgagaggtactcatgttaccgaatagaTTCATGCTATCTGTTCAAAGcaaacataatatttctcaattcttcaatGAACCAACCAGAtatggaatcaatggttcgccaTGAGCAGAATCCGTCGAGTGCTAtatcattgcgtcgttcttacgatcctccttatgccaacacaccaattgtgtctcctttttattggcaaacaatcacttcagatggagaattacaggaaaata includes:
- the LOC133928577 gene encoding leucine-rich repeat extensin-like protein 4, whose protein sequence is MRRRPPFHARVAAAAVLLLLLSPAPTSQFGLGAAIGAWINGAPPPSPSTVSSSPSSAAQGQRQEYTALQALKAAITEDPRGALSSWQGANVCTYKGVYCSSPPDGAAAEASTVTVVAGIDLNHANLRGTLPDAVSLLAHLTFLHLNSNRLAGAVPDALRDLLYLTELDLSNNLFSGPFPTSTLLIPSLVYLDLRFNAFSGEVPPEVFTKNLDAVFLNNNQFEGQIPETLWSSAATVITLANNRLTGPVPAAYGYGAVGGRVREVLFLNNNLTGCVPEALGILPSIQVLDLSYNALSGHLPSTLSCLSGIEVLNIAHNQLTGELPDLLCDLRRITNLSVSFNFFSGISQRCDQLAGRSMFDFVGNCVPGRDMQRPQPECDGFSGDGGLSCLRIPGVRPVGCAEAAVSIGVGISVGGLPFGLPGATAGGVVTVTVP
- the LOC133928578 gene encoding acid phosphatase 1-like — encoded protein: MALQPLRHALAFMLLLLLLLLRAPGAVRARERDMHLEMVTSAPSAAGVGTRTRAVPSCASWRLAVETNNVRDWYSIPAECRGYVRDYMFGDLFRQDCAVVAAEAVAYAEGLELAGDGKEVWVFDIDDTCLTNLPYYADTGFGVEPYNATYFDEYVANATAPALPEVLELYERLLALGIKVVFITGRHDYQREPTIKNLHSAGYHTWEKLVLKPSSLGSSVVPYKSGERQKLVDGGYRIVGNMGDQWSDLVGAPEGDRTFKVPDPMYYVG